The region GCTCGCCGGCTGCCTCGCCGACGGTCACGACGTCGGTCGCCTCGTAGCCGCGGGGCGGATGGCGAAAAAACCAGATTTCGAGGATGACGGCCGCGGCAAGACACAGGAGCATCCATTTTCGATGCCTGCCGGCCGCCTCGCGCCAGTCGGCGATCACTGCGTTCATATCCGGATTCATGCTCGCTCCTTCAGTGGGTGGAAATGGTGATCAGGCCGTTCGAATGGATGATCGCGGCGACGGCGAGCGCCCAGAGGAGGATCGTCAGTTGCAGGGGCCTGTCGGCGAGCAGGAGTTCGGAGGGGTTGTCTCCGAGACTGCGGAGGTGGATCAGATACAGGTATCGGAAGATCCCGTAGACGACGATCGGCACGGTCAGCACGAGGCCGTCCGTTCCGAATTTGGCCACGGTTTCCTGGCTCACAGTGTAGAGAGCGTAGCTCACCACGGTCGTCGCCGAAACGATCGAGATCATCTGGTCGATGAACGCGGGGGTGTAGTCGGCAAGCGAGACGCGATGCCGGTCGGCGTTTTCCGTGAGCGTCACGAGCTCCTGGCGGCGTTTGGCGAGCGCGAGGAAGAGGGCCAGCATGAGCGTGCAGAGAAGGAGCCAATGAGATATATATATACCACTATCTATTCCCCGAAGAGAGCCCACGCCGGCCTGGGCGCGAAGAACGAAGCCGACGGCGATGCACAGGACATCGAGCAGAACGACGTGCTTGAGTTTCAGGCTGTAGGCGAGATTCAGGGCGAAGTAGGCGGCGGCCGAGCAGGCGAACAGGCCGGAAAGCGCGAGCGAGCCGCCAAACGCGGCCGTGAGAAGAATCGCCAGCAGGATTTTTGCCTGAAATACCGTTACGAGGCCGGCGGCGATCGGCCGGCGACACTTCTCGGGATGCCGGCGATCGCGCTCGACATCGACGAGGTCGTTGATGATATAGACACACCCCGAGAGCAGGCAGAAGACGAAGAAGCCGCAGGTAGCCCAGAACCACGCGGCCGGCTGGAACAGGAGGGCCTTTTCCGAGAAAAGCAGACCCGCATAGAGAATAAGATTTTTCGACCACTGGCGGGGTCTGACGCATGTGAGGACATCGGCGGCTTTCATAGGCGCACATTCTACCAGCGGTTCTTTTGTTTGGCCAGTTTGATGAACGCCCCTTCACCAGCGGCTATGGAGGCGGACTGAGTTCCGCCCCTGTGAGATATGCGCGCACTCATAGTTTTCCGTGGGCACAGCGTGGCTCCCGGGGGAGTTGACGTTGTGGTACACTGTCGACTCGATGTCAGAGCCGACACTTCTTCTCATTCATACCGCCTCTCGCGCACAGGTGCGATGCGGGTGCCTGGCGCGCGGGGCCGGCCGGCCGGCGCCGCTGGGTCTTTCGTGTCTTGCGGCCTCGTTTCCGGGACGGGCGGTCCTCCTCGATCTCCAGGAGAGGCTTCCCGAGCACACCGACATCCCCGAGTCGGGGGCGGAACCGTTCGCCGCCGTGGTCGTGGCGGCGGCGTTCGCTTGGCAACGGATCGACGCCGAGTTGATGCGGGACCGCCTGAGGGAGGTGCTTCCACAGGCGCGGCTGGTGCTCGGCGGTCCCCGAGCGACGGAACTGGGA is a window of Candidatus Ozemobacteraceae bacterium DNA encoding:
- a CDS encoding decaprenyl-phosphate phosphoribosyltransferase, whose protein sequence is MKAADVLTCVRPRQWSKNLILYAGLLFSEKALLFQPAAWFWATCGFFVFCLLSGCVYIINDLVDVERDRRHPEKCRRPIAAGLVTVFQAKILLAILLTAAFGGSLALSGLFACSAAAYFALNLAYSLKLKHVVLLDVLCIAVGFVLRAQAGVGSLRGIDSGIYISHWLLLCTLMLALFLALAKRRQELVTLTENADRHRVSLADYTPAFIDQMISIVSATTVVSYALYTVSQETVAKFGTDGLVLTVPIVVYGIFRYLYLIHLRSLGDNPSELLLADRPLQLTILLWALAVAAIIHSNGLITISTH